TAAATAACGAATGTATTCTTTCAAACCTTCTGTAGAATGGAAAATTTCTGAAACAAAATTTCCGTCTTTATCTAGTTCTCTTTTATCTGTAAAAGTAATTGTGATTCCTTTATTCAAAAAAGACAATTCACGCATACGTGCAGAAAGCGTATCATAGGAATACTCTGTAGTCTGAGTAAAAATTGTTGGATCTGGATAGAAAGTAACAATTGTTCCTCTCTTAGTTGTTTCACCAATTTGCTTAACTGGATACAACGCTTTTCCTCTTTCATATTCTTGTTCATACACTTTACCGTCACTACTGTGAACTGTAGCTGTCAAATGAGACGACAAAGCGTTCACACAAGAAACCCCAACTCCGTGAAGACCTCCAGAAACTTTATAGGAATCCTTATCAAATTTACCTCCAGCACCAATTTTAGTCATTACAACCTCAAGCGCAGAAACTCCTTCTTTTTTATGGATACCAACAGGAATACCACGACCATTATCTTCAACGGTAATAGATCCATCTTCATTTATAGCAACACCAATAGTATCACAATGACCTCCCATGGCCTCATCGATAGAGTTATCTACCACTTCATAAACCAAGTGATGTAATCCTCGTACACCTACATCTCCTATATACATTGAGGGACGCATTCTTACATGCTCCATTCCTTCTAATGCCTGAATACTATCTGCTGAATAATTGTTCTTATTGATTTCTTCGCTCATATTTTTTAATCTAAAAAATGTATTTTTTGTCTAACACGCAAATATATAAAAACGCAAAGTATTTACAGTTTAAAATACTGTTTTAAGTAGTTAAGTTATTAACAAAAAATGTCAATTTCAATAGTAAAAAAACAATTTCAACGATAATAAAAAACAGACTTAAAAACATCAATGACAAATATTTCTTTTTTATTTACATTATTTTTCTTACAATTTAATTAACTTAGTTCTTTAATTTTAAAAGAAAAAAAATGAAAAATACAGCAACACTACTCTTCCTTATAATCTTTGGATGTTCTTTTGGACAATATAAAAATTTAAAAATTGATAGATCACTACTACTCCAACTTCCGATGAATGGAAACATAAAAGACAGTAGTCCTTTAGCACTAAAAACCACTTGTCATAATTTAGAAACCGTTCCTGATAAAAACAATAACGAAAACGGTGCTTTTTCATTTGAAAACAGTGGTTACATCCAAATTGAAAACATTGAAGCTTTTAGAAACTTACAAACATTTAGCTTTTGCAGTTGGGTGTACTTAACCACGTATTCTGGGCATGGAAATATCTTTTCTAAAGCCTCTCCAGGTAGAGATTTTAATTTGCAAATTGACGAAAACGGGCAGGTAAATTTTCATTTTTATGATGAAAATTATTATCACTGGTATTCCAAAGCCAAACTAGATTTAAAAAAATGGTATCATATAGTATTGGTTTTTGATAAAAATGAAGTTAATCTATTCATAAATGGCAAGAAAGCTCAAACTAACACCTATTTTCCAGATACTTATGACAATAAAATTCCTTTTTACAAAAAAATAAAATGGGAAGGGCAAGAATTATTCATTGGCAATATTGGCACTTATGCTGGTGAATGTTTTCCTGGCTATCTCGACGATGCAAGAATTTATGAAAAGGCGATTACTCCAATAGAAATAACAGATATAATGAAATTGAAAAATTTAGAAAATAACAAAAAATATGTTTCGGATTTTGAAAGTTACGAAACCCAATATAAGCAATCAACGGAAGAGAGGATAGGAACCAAAGAGAATTGGACTGAACCAATGATGGAAATGCCAAGAAATGAAACAATAAAATCTTCAAAATAAAATCAAATTGATTTCTATAACAAAAACATAAGTAACTGCTAAAATTTAATGTCGTATTAGTGAAGTTACTAAATTTATTTGCCACAGATTTCACAGATTAGCACAGATTAATTCGTCACCTAGCTTAAAAATCTTTTTAATCCTTCAAATCTGTGGCAAAAACTCTTATTAATAATTGTTGTCGTATTTTAATATTGCGCAATATATTTTTCTAATTACTTAGTATCGTTTTACTAGCTTATATTCATAAAAAAACGCTCTCAAAATAGAGAGCGTTTTTTTACAAGTTTTAGATTATGAAGTCAATTATTTCATAATTCGAACATTCATTTCTTCTACCTTTTTATCCGATAAAAGCGATGGCGCTCCAAATAATAAATCTTCACTACTTCCTGTTTTCGGAAAAGCCATAACTTCTCTAATGGATGCTTTTTTCTCTAAAATCATCATCAAACGGTCTATTCCCCAAGCAATTCCTCCGTGTGGTGGTGCGCCGTATTGAAAAGCTTTATGCATTGTTCCAACACTTTTCATCATTTCTTCTTTATTGTAACCCATATTTCTATAAGTTGCTTCCAGAATTTCAGATTTGTGCGCACGAACTGAACCTCCACCAATTTCGTAACCGTTTAAGATGATGTCGTATTGCTGCGCGATAATAGTTCCAATTTCTTCATCATCTCCTTTCATATGCTTTTCTAAATCATAAATCGCAGGCATCGAGAACGGATTGTGTGTAAAAGTCCATCTACCTTCGTCTGTTCTTTCAAACATTGGAAAATCAACAACCCAAGCCGGACATAATTCTTTCGGATTAATCAAGTGTAGCATTCTACCCAACTCCTGACGAACAGCATCTAAAGCTTTATTAGCAGTAGCATAATCTGCTGCCGAAAAGAACACAATATCGCCTACTTGTGCGCCAGTTGCTTTTATAATTCCTGCCGCAATTTCTTCACCTAAAAACTTAATAATCGGCGACTGCAACTCTTCTTCATTTACAATAATATAAGCCAATCCACCTAAACCGTGCTGTTGCGCAATAGCGGTAAGGTTTTCAATTTGACCTTTAGACATACGTTTGTTTCCTTGTTCCTTAGCCGAAACCTTGATACATTTCACAATTCCGCCATCTTCAATTGGTTTGCTAAATACTTGGAAAGTCGTATCTTTTACAATATTAGTAATATCCTGCATTTTCAATCCGTAACGCAAATCAGGTCGATCACAACCGTAGAAATCCATTGCATCCTTATAGGTAATAACTTCAAACGGACGTAAAATCCACTTGTTACCGTATATTTTCTTCACTACTTCATTAAACATTTTTGTGTTTAAATCTATAATTTGCTGCATACTTGCGTAGGCCATTTCTAAATCCAATTGCGTAAATTCTGGTTGACGATCTCCACGAGAATCTTCATCTCTAAAACAACGTGCAATTTGGAAATACTTTTCATAACCACTTACCATCAACATCTGTTTGAATTGTTGAGGCGCTTGTGGCAAGGTATAAAACAAACCAGAACCTTTACGTGTTGGAACAATAAATTCGCGCGCTCCTTCATCCGTACCTGCACTTAAAATTGGCGTTTCAATTTCCAAAAATTCTTCTTCATCCAAAATGTCACGCAATAATTTAATTACTTTATGACGGTTTACGATGGCTCTTCTAACCTCTTCATTTCTATGATCCAAAAACTTGTATTGGAAACGAATTGCTTCGTTCGTTTTGGCCGCTCTTTTAATCTCAAAAGGCAATGTTTTCGATAAGTTTAAAATCTCTAAAGCTGAAGTTTCCAACTCAATTTTACCTGTACGCAAACCGGCATTATAATCATCTTCATTACGTCCAACAACAATCCCCGTTACCGAAATCACTGATTCTGGTTTCAATTTCACCAACTCATCAATATTAGGAAACGATTCTCTACTAATTCGTACTTGAAAAATCTCAAAACTTGAATCACGCAAATCAATAAACATCAATTCACCGTGATCTCGAACACTCGCAATCCAACCGGATAACATCACTTCTTGACTGATGCTTTCTTCAGATAACTGTGAAATTTTATGCGTTCTATACGTATCTTTTATAATAATCGGAATTTCAGGAAGTGATTCTTCTTGACTTTCTTTATTTTCAACAATCGTTTCTATCGAAAATTTTTCCGACGCTTCTTTCTTTTCCAAAATAGCATCAGCACCTAATTTGTCTAAAATAATTTGACGAATTACTTTACCATTAGCGCCTTTCCCAATAACCCCTAAAACTTTACCAACTAAAATACCAGCTTTTCCTTGGTCACCCGCTTTGATATCATTGGCAACAGCCTCATTTTCTGAAATTACAGTCGAAATCACTTCTTGGATTGTATCTTCAGAAATAGTGTTGTCTTCAAAATACTTGTTGTAGTCAAAAGTTCGGTCTTTTAAATACCCCGTAATCGCATTTTGGACTAAAACTGCCGTGATTTTTTCAGCCTTGAATAATTTAAAAATATCCGTTAAATGGGCAATACTATGGATTTCTGCATAGTCTTCAGCCTTAATATTGTTTGCCAAAGTTTTAGCAACAAACGAAGGGTCTTTGATTTCATTATTTATTTCTACAAATGTTTGCGAACGCAATTTATCTGCAGTGAAAAACTTAGCATCTTGAGGCAAAACACCACCGTTAATCAAAATAGATTCCACAGCATAAGGCAATGCACTTGTATCCACTTTTATCGCTTCAATCTCCGCTTTAATATTTACAAAAGGTAAATCTGGTTCCGAAATAAAACGATAATCCGCTTCAAATTCTTTTTTTCGCATTACTTTGGTTTGCTTCAAATCAGCATCCCATAATACAGTTGTTTGATCAGGTCTAAATTCTTTGTGCTCAATAAAATAATTGAATTGTTTTTCAACCTCTTCTTTCAAAGCTTCCACCATAAACTTAAACGAGTTCAAGTTTTTGATCTCCGTTCTTGGGTTTAATTCGTAACTATGTTTTTTGCGCAAAGACACCGAAACATCCGATTTGAATTCTCCTTTTTCCAAATTCGCTTCAGAGATTCCTAAGTTTTGAACAATACGTTGAATGTATTGCGCGTAGGTAGATGCGTCTTCAATATTACGGATACAAGGCTCCGTAACAATTTCTATCAACGGAACACCCGCTTTATTAAAATCGACTAAGGAAATTTTCTTTTCGTGAACCAATTTCGCAGCATCTTCTTCAATATGAACCTGAGTTAAATTTACAGTAAATTGAGTACCGTCATTTCTATAACAAGAAACGTGTCCGTCAGGAATGATAGGATTATGAAATTGCGTTATTTGAATATTTTTTGGATTATCCGGATATTCGTAATGCTTTCTATCCCAAGAGATAATTTCATTACTGAATGACGAATCCACCGCTTTTCCAAAATAAATCGCTTTTGTAATTGCTTCTTTGTTTAAGGCAGGCAAAACGCCCATTTGTCCCGTACAAACCGAACATATGTTTTGGTTAGGTGTTTCTATTTCTTGATTTGGACAAGAACAAAACAACTTGGTTTTGGTATTCAATCGAACGTGAGTTTCTAGTCCAATTACCAATTCTAAATCGTGGGCTTTTAAAGCCGCAGTTAATTGCTCCAATTCCATTATATTGTATCTTTTAAGAAGTTTGCGAACTTCAACACTAATTCATCATTATTTTTTGCTGCCGTAATTTGCAGTCCAGTGCTTGTTCCTTGTGGTACGGTCAACGTTGGCAATTGCCCCAAACTAAAACCAACTGTATACGCATCGGACAAATACATCGCCAATGGATCTTTTAAACTGTCTCCAATTTTAGGCGGAGTACTTGGTGTAACTGGCGATAAAATAATATCAACTTCTTGAAAATCTTTACTAAAATTCTCCGAAATTTGATCTCTTAAAGCCAATCCTTTCAAATATATTTCATCTGAAAAACCTTGAGACAACACTTGATTTCCACCAACAATTCTACGTTTTGTTTCTTCCGAAAAATTCTCAGAACGGGTAACAGCATAGGTTTCAATTAAATTTTCTGCTTCAATTCGGTTTCCATAATTAGTACCGTCCAAACGAGACAAATTAGAAGCCGTTTCAGCCATTGCTAATGTATAGTAAGTTGAAACTAAAATTTCCGATTTGAAAAAATCCAATT
Above is a window of Flavobacterium sp. 123 DNA encoding:
- the gatB/aspS gene encoding bifunctional amidotransferase subunit GatB/aspartate--tRNA ligase AspS, yielding MELEQLTAALKAHDLELVIGLETHVRLNTKTKLFCSCPNQEIETPNQNICSVCTGQMGVLPALNKEAITKAIYFGKAVDSSFSNEIISWDRKHYEYPDNPKNIQITQFHNPIIPDGHVSCYRNDGTQFTVNLTQVHIEEDAAKLVHEKKISLVDFNKAGVPLIEIVTEPCIRNIEDASTYAQYIQRIVQNLGISEANLEKGEFKSDVSVSLRKKHSYELNPRTEIKNLNSFKFMVEALKEEVEKQFNYFIEHKEFRPDQTTVLWDADLKQTKVMRKKEFEADYRFISEPDLPFVNIKAEIEAIKVDTSALPYAVESILINGGVLPQDAKFFTADKLRSQTFVEINNEIKDPSFVAKTLANNIKAEDYAEIHSIAHLTDIFKLFKAEKITAVLVQNAITGYLKDRTFDYNKYFEDNTISEDTIQEVISTVISENEAVANDIKAGDQGKAGILVGKVLGVIGKGANGKVIRQIILDKLGADAILEKKEASEKFSIETIVENKESQEESLPEIPIIIKDTYRTHKISQLSEESISQEVMLSGWIASVRDHGELMFIDLRDSSFEIFQVRISRESFPNIDELVKLKPESVISVTGIVVGRNEDDYNAGLRTGKIELETSALEILNLSKTLPFEIKRAAKTNEAIRFQYKFLDHRNEEVRRAIVNRHKVIKLLRDILDEEEFLEIETPILSAGTDEGAREFIVPTRKGSGLFYTLPQAPQQFKQMLMVSGYEKYFQIARCFRDEDSRGDRQPEFTQLDLEMAYASMQQIIDLNTKMFNEVVKKIYGNKWILRPFEVITYKDAMDFYGCDRPDLRYGLKMQDITNIVKDTTFQVFSKPIEDGGIVKCIKVSAKEQGNKRMSKGQIENLTAIAQQHGLGGLAYIIVNEEELQSPIIKFLGEEIAAGIIKATGAQVGDIVFFSAADYATANKALDAVRQELGRMLHLINPKELCPAWVVDFPMFERTDEGRWTFTHNPFSMPAIYDLEKHMKGDDEEIGTIIAQQYDIILNGYEIGGGSVRAHKSEILEATYRNMGYNKEEMMKSVGTMHKAFQYGAPPHGGIAWGIDRLMMILEKKASIREVMAFPKTGSSEDLLFGAPSLLSDKKVEEMNVRIMK
- a CDS encoding LamG domain-containing protein — translated: MKNTATLLFLIIFGCSFGQYKNLKIDRSLLLQLPMNGNIKDSSPLALKTTCHNLETVPDKNNNENGAFSFENSGYIQIENIEAFRNLQTFSFCSWVYLTTYSGHGNIFSKASPGRDFNLQIDENGQVNFHFYDENYYHWYSKAKLDLKKWYHIVLVFDKNEVNLFINGKKAQTNTYFPDTYDNKIPFYKKIKWEGQELFIGNIGTYAGECFPGYLDDARIYEKAITPIEITDIMKLKNLENNKKYVSDFESYETQYKQSTEERIGTKENWTEPMMEMPRNETIKSSK